The Methanolobus sp. WCC4 genome includes the window GCATCACCGGTTACTGTAAAATACACGGATAAGCTCTAGATCTAGTGAGGAACTAAAGGGCTATAATGTTTTCTATAGAATTAAGGGATCTGTATCTTTGTTACTCATCTATCATTTTCCATGTATAGTTCAGTCCTGACCCCAGTCTGATAAGAGAGGCAACAAGTATTGCTTCCTCGATCTCCTCATCTGAAATGCCGGCATCCTTTGCACGTTTTCTATTGGTTGAAAAACATGCATCACAACCAACGGCAACAGCACTTGCAATTGTAAGGAGTTTCTTGGTTCTGCTGTCAATTGCTCCATCTTCCATGATGGCTTTTTTCATGGAATTGAAACCTATTCTCCTGTCGATCTCATCGATCCTTTCCTGTTTATTCATTATTCCTTCCCCGCTACGTTCTCAAGAAAAGCTTCACCTCTTGGTGATATCTGATACATCAGTGGATCACTGTCCTCAACTTTGTCCACATAAAGCGCATTTTCCAGCATTTCAACATGGAACTTTGCCATAGAACTATTGAGATCTAGCTTTTCCCCTATATCTTCAATACTAACCGAACTATCAAATAGTATCTTAAGGATCTGACGACGTGTGGGGTTCTGCATTGTCTGCAGTCCTATCTTATGGTCTTCAGTCGGATTTGCTTTCTTTCTTCCTTCTTTTTCCACTCTTTGGAGCCATTCTTCCTTCTTTTGGGAATACTCGCTTTTCATTGGTTCACCTTCTGTCACTATACTTATATTTTGTACTTTCAGTATTTACTGAAAATAAGAAACATTAACTTATTTATAGTTGTTGTATGGCCAAAGATCCCTTTGTAGAACAGATGTAGCGGATCATTGATGGGAACTACAGGTAATTAATTAAATATGAGAGTCGAATATCTTAATTGGATCGATATTTATATCCTACAGTCAATATATGCTACAGGGGTTACATTATCAGCATAAGTACCATCAATTCGGACATCGACCTCATTGAGGACATGACGCCGGGGAAGTATTTTTCCCTGCTGTACGAGAACACTGAAGAGTTCGTGGATATAGTGGCTGCATTCTTCGAGGCCGGGTTCAGGAACAATGAGTGTTGTCTATGGGGTGTTTCCGGTCAGCTTGATCCTGAAAATGCAAAAGATCTCCTGAAAGGTGCAGGGATCGATGTAGAGAAGTATCTGGAGAACGGTCAGCTTATGCTGACGAGCTGCAA containing:
- a CDS encoding carboxymuconolactone decarboxylase family protein, yielding MNKQERIDEIDRRIGFNSMKKAIMEDGAIDSRTKKLLTIASAVAVGCDACFSTNRKRAKDAGISDEEIEEAILVASLIRLGSGLNYTWKMIDE
- a CDS encoding winged helix-turn-helix domain-containing protein, which produces MKSEYSQKKEEWLQRVEKEGRKKANPTEDHKIGLQTMQNPTRRQILKILFDSSVSIEDIGEKLDLNSSMAKFHVEMLENALYVDKVEDSDPLMYQISPRGEAFLENVAGKE